The Christiangramia flava JLT2011 genome has a segment encoding these proteins:
- a CDS encoding JAB domain-containing protein, translated as MKTKVNEISIRYQGNFKINQAPKITSSESAATILFNNWDKDQIGLQECFKVILLNNANKVKGIYEVSKGGITGTLVDIRILFAVILKSLTVSVILGHNHPSGTLRPSTADQKITQKIQTACQYFDIKLLDHLILTPDGDYYSFADEGML; from the coding sequence ATGAAAACTAAAGTTAATGAAATATCCATAAGATATCAGGGGAATTTTAAAATCAATCAGGCTCCGAAAATTACTTCCTCTGAGAGCGCCGCTACTATCCTGTTTAATAACTGGGATAAAGACCAGATCGGACTGCAGGAATGTTTTAAAGTCATCTTGCTGAACAATGCCAATAAAGTAAAAGGCATCTATGAGGTTTCCAAAGGCGGAATCACCGGGACCCTGGTCGACATTCGTATTTTGTTTGCTGTTATACTCAAAAGCTTAACGGTTTCTGTCATACTTGGTCATAACCACCCATCAGGAACACTTCGTCCAAGTACAGCAGACCAGAAAATCACTCAAAAAATTCAAACTGCCTGCCAGTATTTTGATATCAAACTCCTCGATCACCTGATTTTAACCCCGGATGGAGACTACTATTCCTTTGCTGATGAAGGAATGCTATGA
- a CDS encoding HipA N-terminal domain-containing protein, translated as MRQAKVLYKGKEAGILEQHNDGSFSFRYLDTWLADPGNPSISLTLPRSQPEYQSDFLFPFFYNMLPEGTNRQTVCKANRLDSNDYFGILITTARYDTVGAVTVKKIKD; from the coding sequence ATGCGACAAGCCAAGGTACTCTATAAAGGGAAAGAAGCTGGAATTTTGGAACAGCATAATGATGGAAGCTTTAGCTTCCGGTATCTCGATACATGGTTGGCAGATCCGGGAAATCCTTCCATAAGTCTTACACTGCCCAGATCCCAACCGGAATATCAATCGGACTTTCTATTCCCTTTCTTTTATAATATGCTTCCAGAAGGGACCAATCGCCAAACAGTATGTAAGGCCAATAGATTAGATTCAAATGATTATTTTGGTATCCTTATAACCACTGCTCGTTATGATACAGTTGGGGCGGTCACTGTAAAAAAAATAAAGGACTAG
- a CDS encoding helix-turn-helix domain-containing protein, with translation MTAIQQIGQIIQDRRDHMRITQKQLADMANIGINTLYKIETGQANPTLESLQKITDILGLEITLQVKKI, from the coding sequence ATGACAGCGATCCAACAGATTGGTCAAATAATTCAAGATCGGCGCGATCATATGCGCATCACCCAGAAACAATTAGCTGATATGGCCAATATCGGGATCAATACATTATATAAAATCGAGACTGGGCAGGCCAATCCTACCCTCGAATCCTTACAGAAGATAACAGATATTCTGGGCTTAGAAATCACATTGCAGGTTAAAAAAATTTAA
- a CDS encoding carboxypeptidase-like regulatory domain-containing protein, whose translation MMRIFLLFFMISACNYAQEIRITGTSYDKQSKPLETVLVQVRNLQNEVLDYTYTNDSGNFELLFNSDDNPIIIEASSLGYTSQKRELHIEKELVIHDIDFILEEKTEFLKEVLVEGHQKIRISSDTTFIRVSQYTTDNEQTVEDILKRLPGIEVLEDGSIKAHGKPIESLLIEGENLLDDNYKVLSKNLDAKTLEEVQILDNYEENPIFKQLSNSEKVALNLKLKDEYNYVLFGNVSGGYGLKDRYEAAMTLGLLRKKIKFLEFSNFNNIGDKGSRLLQSEQTIIDLSQMFQKIEKKPFTIFSIDQQEEDVFNSRSVFNNSMLHSLGASTKFNEKLTLRGDVNIIADKTSQDYQALTEYFTGNSRSSFFETSTYANKNRIASSEIEFKFSPDAKNYFSNTVSYYSNPHEASNSIILSDQEISQNNEITSETFYNHLEHSYLLSKTSGLYNYLYFGYGNSNEIAQIIYPGLRDLFPVQENSFYQKVGNRFTYYGLQSTLISKYNKWENDLQLQVHNETESANSRLFTETQPNFEGYSNNLEINDSFIGFSNSLKYKLKNDSYLKGSLALKERWFNNKNYLLNNSNFTFRHKLKQYGVIRLSYTYKEELPGLKFLLPAYAITSYQSFNSGSDEITKLKNSIFSLNYSLYNDLKGFSINSSLLHTVIHDGYASNTFANENFIFNSLLPTSKGHTTLANLAFTNYFSTLQLATNSDTNQSFIRSPLFLDQTEELSLKNYSGTYSFSVSSYFDKWLNFSSGVQYRFSKSEVGPNSNEFTTTKVFADFETKLGQSLKVNLNNEFYFQNNEEYFFSNAEILFEPKEKRWSASLTLNNLLDEKEYLIQRISSFKSYQRRINLVPAYALLKLKYRF comes from the coding sequence ATGATGAGAATCTTTCTACTATTTTTTATGATATCAGCATGTAATTATGCTCAAGAAATTCGCATCACAGGTACTTCTTACGATAAGCAGTCCAAACCTCTTGAAACTGTTTTGGTGCAGGTGAGAAATTTGCAGAACGAGGTATTAGATTATACGTACACCAATGATTCCGGAAATTTCGAATTGCTGTTTAATAGTGATGATAATCCTATAATAATAGAGGCTTCCAGTCTGGGATATACATCCCAAAAAAGAGAACTACATATCGAAAAGGAATTAGTCATACATGATATTGACTTCATCCTCGAGGAAAAAACAGAGTTTCTAAAGGAGGTACTTGTGGAAGGTCATCAAAAAATCAGAATTAGTTCTGACACTACCTTTATTCGTGTTTCACAATACACCACGGATAATGAGCAAACAGTGGAAGACATCCTAAAAAGATTACCTGGAATTGAGGTTTTAGAAGACGGAAGTATCAAGGCACATGGAAAACCAATTGAAAGCTTATTAATAGAAGGCGAGAATTTACTTGATGATAATTACAAGGTTTTATCCAAAAACCTGGACGCCAAGACTCTGGAAGAAGTACAGATTTTAGATAACTACGAAGAGAATCCCATATTTAAACAGTTATCAAATTCAGAAAAAGTCGCTTTAAACCTAAAGCTCAAAGACGAGTACAACTATGTTCTATTTGGAAATGTTTCCGGAGGATATGGCCTTAAAGATCGCTATGAAGCAGCTATGACTCTGGGGCTATTAAGAAAGAAAATAAAATTTCTGGAGTTTAGTAATTTTAATAATATCGGAGATAAAGGATCGCGATTATTGCAAAGCGAGCAAACAATCATTGATCTATCTCAAATGTTTCAGAAAATCGAAAAAAAGCCTTTTACAATATTTTCTATTGACCAGCAAGAAGAAGATGTTTTCAATTCCAGAAGTGTTTTTAATAACTCCATGCTCCACTCCCTAGGAGCATCTACCAAATTCAATGAGAAATTAACCTTAAGGGGTGATGTCAATATAATAGCAGATAAAACTAGTCAGGACTACCAGGCTTTGACTGAATATTTTACAGGCAACAGTCGTTCTTCATTTTTTGAAACCAGTACTTACGCGAATAAAAACAGGATTGCTTCCTCAGAAATTGAATTTAAATTTTCTCCAGATGCGAAAAATTACTTTAGCAATACGGTTAGTTATTACTCAAATCCTCACGAAGCATCTAATTCGATAATTTTAAGCGATCAGGAAATTTCTCAGAATAATGAAATTACATCGGAAACTTTTTATAATCATTTAGAGCACTCCTATTTATTATCAAAAACAAGTGGTCTGTATAACTACCTTTATTTTGGTTATGGGAACTCTAATGAAATAGCGCAAATAATTTATCCAGGTTTGCGTGATCTATTTCCGGTTCAGGAGAATTCCTTTTATCAAAAAGTTGGAAATAGATTTACTTATTATGGCCTTCAGAGTACCCTAATTTCAAAATACAACAAGTGGGAAAACGACTTACAATTACAGGTCCATAATGAAACGGAGTCAGCTAATAGCAGGCTCTTTACGGAAACTCAACCAAATTTTGAAGGCTATAGTAACAATTTAGAGATCAATGATTCTTTTATAGGGTTCAGTAATTCTTTAAAATATAAATTGAAGAATGATAGTTATTTGAAAGGTAGTTTGGCTTTAAAAGAGCGTTGGTTTAATAATAAGAACTATTTGTTAAATAATAGCAACTTCACTTTCAGGCATAAACTTAAGCAGTATGGGGTTATTCGATTAAGTTATACTTACAAAGAAGAATTACCAGGGCTGAAATTTTTGTTACCTGCATATGCCATAACTTCTTATCAAAGTTTTAATAGCGGATCGGACGAAATCACCAAATTGAAAAATTCAATTTTTTCTCTAAACTACAGCCTGTATAATGATCTTAAAGGATTTTCCATAAATAGCTCTCTTTTGCATACGGTAATCCATGACGGTTACGCATCGAATACTTTTGCAAACGAAAATTTTATTTTTAATAGTCTGCTGCCTACCTCCAAAGGACATACCACTCTTGCCAATTTAGCATTTACTAATTATTTCAGCACCCTTCAGCTGGCAACTAATTCAGATACTAATCAAAGTTTTATCAGATCCCCCCTATTTTTAGATCAAACCGAAGAATTAAGTCTTAAGAATTATTCGGGTACTTATTCCTTTTCTGTCAGCTCTTACTTTGATAAATGGCTAAATTTTTCAAGCGGAGTTCAATACCGATTTTCCAAGTCGGAAGTAGGCCCCAACTCCAACGAATTCACCACTACCAAAGTATTTGCAGATTTTGAAACGAAATTGGGTCAGTCACTTAAGGTCAATCTTAATAATGAATTTTACTTTCAAAATAATGAAGAATACTTTTTTTCAAATGCCGAAATACTTTTCGAGCCGAAGGAAAAAAGATGGTCTGCAAGCCTTACTTTAAATAACCTGTTGGATGAAAAGGAATATTTGATACAACGAATCAGTTCTTTTAAATCCTACCAAAGGAGAATTAATCTAGTTCCAGCATATGCTCTGTTAAAGTTGAAGTACAGATTTTAA
- a CDS encoding type II toxin-antitoxin system HipA family toxin, with protein sequence MKIDHCPGTLAEGYQTYNRTCLNRVFDGRKVSHLLPYDAPNSNQQTDELFEENQRRISISGVQEKFSVLLEKNKLRLIKEREQGTYILKPIPHAGKRRDQMPANEHLTMQIARQVYNIETAENALIFFKNEAPAYITKRFDVNPDGSKKAKEDFASLAGKTPQTHGEHYKYEGNYLDLFHLMKKFLPAYRIETPKLFKLLVFNYLFSNGDAHLKNFAILETPMGDHRLSPAYDLLNTRIHVDDSEFALNGGLIPKKMAQTTVAGQFKILAEQVELKPKQLNQIMETMLDNSEEIIRLSEASFLEESTKRNYIQDYQYRLKQLQKFHA encoded by the coding sequence ATGAAAATAGACCATTGCCCTGGAACCTTGGCAGAAGGATATCAGACTTACAACAGGACATGTCTAAATCGTGTATTTGATGGTCGCAAGGTTTCTCATTTGCTACCCTATGATGCACCGAACTCGAACCAGCAAACCGATGAACTTTTTGAAGAGAATCAAAGACGCATCTCTATATCAGGAGTACAGGAAAAATTTTCCGTTCTCCTAGAGAAAAATAAGCTTCGTCTTATCAAAGAAAGGGAACAGGGGACCTATATCCTTAAACCGATTCCCCATGCAGGGAAGAGGCGTGATCAAATGCCCGCCAATGAGCATCTAACTATGCAGATCGCCCGGCAGGTATATAATATTGAAACTGCCGAAAATGCGCTTATATTTTTTAAAAATGAAGCTCCAGCATATATAACCAAACGATTTGATGTAAATCCTGACGGCTCGAAGAAAGCTAAGGAGGATTTTGCAAGCCTTGCCGGCAAAACTCCTCAGACTCACGGTGAACATTATAAATACGAAGGAAATTATCTGGACTTATTTCATCTAATGAAAAAATTTCTCCCGGCCTATCGTATAGAAACTCCAAAACTATTTAAGCTGCTCGTATTTAATTACCTCTTTTCAAATGGTGATGCCCATTTAAAAAATTTCGCTATCCTGGAAACTCCCATGGGGGATCATCGGCTAAGCCCAGCCTATGATTTACTCAACACCCGAATTCATGTGGATGATAGTGAATTTGCTCTGAATGGAGGACTTATTCCTAAAAAGATGGCTCAAACAACTGTTGCAGGACAATTCAAGATTCTGGCAGAGCAGGTTGAATTAAAGCCTAAACAACTGAACCAGATTATGGAAACCATGCTGGATAATTCGGAAGAAATTATTCGATTATCTGAAGCTTCCTTTTTAGAGGAATCCACTAAGAGAAATTACATACAGGATTATCAGTATCGTTTAAAGCAATTGCAAAAATTTCATGCTTAG
- a CDS encoding BfmA/BtgA family mobilization protein, whose protein sequence is MTVKSRLQLSLKTAERFRDFSKKNNSNQSETLDLMLDFFEKNNLSPFETLVPSKVSLEQLIKKRIDAVIAILKNIEKTQTKPGLLMLNLLLEERSISKPAKMEKKKMPPAEDKTQQQLALEISRLEDVLKSTLKDLEYLLEHVEVKGNAFGSDYLKLNIPRTEFEQFKVALKRRT, encoded by the coding sequence ATGACCGTGAAATCAAGACTTCAGCTATCCTTAAAAACTGCAGAACGGTTTCGGGATTTCTCTAAGAAAAATAACAGCAATCAATCGGAAACTTTGGACCTGATGCTGGACTTTTTTGAGAAAAATAACCTCTCCCCTTTTGAAACTCTGGTGCCTTCCAAAGTAAGTCTGGAACAGCTCATTAAAAAAAGGATCGATGCCGTGATAGCCATCCTTAAAAATATTGAAAAGACTCAAACCAAACCCGGACTGCTCATGTTGAATTTACTCTTAGAAGAACGTTCCATTTCCAAACCTGCAAAAATGGAAAAGAAAAAGATGCCCCCTGCTGAAGATAAAACCCAGCAACAATTGGCATTGGAAATCTCACGACTGGAGGATGTTCTGAAATCCACCTTGAAAGATTTGGAATACCTACTGGAACATGTGGAAGTAAAGGGGAACGCATTCGGCTCAGATTACCTGAAACTAAATATCCCACGGACAGAATTCGAGCAATTCAAAGTGGCTCTAAAACGAAGAACCTAA
- the mobB gene encoding MobB family relaxase: protein MYITITPQKLGGAFSQSAGDFVNYLEKENQGKDPLDKEYFFNQYEDKIKPYQVIKEIDGNTAKLKLKEPKYYSITINPSQYELKHIHNNPEKLRAFVREAMKEYASSFHREINGKPINVDDIKYFAKLEHERTYKSNDIAIRENKPYSNQIAHLKNELRKVERGEVLGNALQIEKDIRKLVREAPYKIRGQVVEPGMKKEGSQSHIHIIVSRKDASNSYSLSPGSKYKASEVKMHGKMVKRGFERDRFIQNSEKAFDRLFQYNRNYVESYAAKKMLTKDPKQYFLSLGKLGINEKKIAFKMIRQTGLQLPVLHLPQNKVGFAYKQLKKIIEASVKASSIGY, encoded by the coding sequence ATGTATATCACCATCACTCCTCAGAAACTAGGTGGGGCTTTTTCCCAAAGCGCAGGTGATTTCGTGAATTACCTGGAAAAGGAAAACCAGGGAAAGGATCCGCTGGATAAAGAATATTTTTTTAATCAGTATGAGGATAAAATTAAGCCCTACCAAGTTATTAAGGAGATCGATGGAAACACGGCCAAGTTAAAACTCAAAGAGCCCAAGTATTACTCCATCACCATCAACCCCAGCCAGTACGAATTAAAACATATTCACAACAACCCGGAAAAACTTCGTGCTTTTGTCCGGGAAGCCATGAAAGAATATGCCAGCTCCTTCCATCGGGAAATCAATGGCAAACCTATCAATGTGGATGATATTAAATATTTCGCCAAACTGGAACATGAGCGGACCTATAAAAGTAATGATATAGCCATTCGGGAAAATAAGCCCTACAGCAATCAAATAGCGCACTTAAAAAATGAGCTTCGGAAAGTGGAGCGCGGTGAAGTCCTCGGAAATGCTTTGCAAATTGAAAAGGACATCCGAAAACTGGTCCGGGAGGCTCCCTATAAAATTCGTGGACAGGTAGTGGAACCGGGCATGAAGAAAGAAGGCTCCCAGAGCCACATCCATATCATTGTTAGTCGAAAAGACGCATCTAATTCGTATAGCCTTTCCCCGGGTAGCAAATACAAAGCTTCAGAAGTGAAAATGCATGGTAAAATGGTCAAGAGGGGTTTTGAGCGGGACCGGTTTATTCAAAATTCTGAAAAAGCGTTTGACAGGCTATTTCAGTATAACCGAAACTATGTGGAAAGCTATGCGGCCAAGAAAATGCTTACAAAAGATCCCAAACAGTACTTTCTATCCTTAGGCAAACTCGGTATCAATGAGAAAAAGATTGCTTTTAAAATGATCCGTCAAACAGGACTACAACTTCCTGTATTACATCTCCCTCAAAATAAAGTGGGCTTTGCTTACAAACAACTCAAAAAAATCATCGAAGCTAGCGTCAAGGCAAGCTCTATTGGTTATTAA
- a CDS encoding sensor histidine kinase has protein sequence MKKLYNRIPYLLSVVIVAIIGIQIIWSYTEYQKNTMEFKSDIQKALDVAIDNYFIDFAKDNSVSLRVNNAGDFNSEKITIKGQNRQIIDKINGDSLSSASIPKASDSLKMLNNIRDIYISINEDSINFTKLKGLLNSELDRKNYDISYKLNHLKNDSIYASSRTENFTSGDFTVQGKSTYLKSRESIELLFPNAIIIILKKSLFSIVISLLLMVCILFALFYMQWVIKQQKQLSEIKDDLISNITHEFKTPISTIGAALESIRYFNTNNDIEKTNRYLDYSDQQLKKLETMVDQLMDTALLKTENWILEKRQVNIHNWAAEIIDNYKMNAQKKAILLNISKDSKSEAYIEPFHLGNCLGALIDNAVKYGGDKIEILIDNGESLTLQVIDEPGHLTKNQSEKIFDKFYRVPQGNLHNVKGYGVGLYYVKKIAEKHGGTAEVILKNNSTSFIISVPNE, from the coding sequence ATGAAAAAGCTGTATAATCGAATCCCATACCTTCTAAGCGTTGTTATAGTTGCCATAATAGGGATTCAAATTATTTGGAGTTATACAGAGTATCAGAAAAACACTATGGAATTTAAAAGTGATATTCAAAAAGCCCTGGATGTTGCTATTGATAATTACTTCATAGATTTCGCAAAAGACAATTCTGTTTCATTAAGGGTCAACAACGCAGGAGATTTCAATTCTGAAAAAATCACAATTAAAGGTCAGAATAGACAAATTATCGATAAAATTAACGGTGATAGTTTAAGCTCTGCTTCGATCCCTAAGGCTTCTGATAGTCTCAAAATGTTAAATAATATTAGGGATATTTATATATCCATCAATGAAGATTCTATCAATTTTACAAAATTAAAAGGCTTATTAAATTCGGAACTGGATAGGAAAAATTATGATATTTCCTATAAGTTGAATCACCTTAAGAATGATTCAATTTATGCGAGTTCTAGGACTGAAAATTTTACTTCTGGGGATTTTACGGTGCAAGGCAAATCTACCTATTTGAAATCACGGGAAAGTATTGAATTGTTATTTCCGAACGCTATTATAATAATTTTGAAAAAAAGTCTTTTCAGTATAGTAATTTCTTTACTGTTGATGGTTTGTATCCTATTTGCTTTATTTTATATGCAATGGGTTATCAAGCAACAAAAGCAACTTTCAGAAATCAAAGATGACTTAATCAGCAATATCACCCATGAATTTAAAACACCTATATCCACGATTGGGGCAGCTTTAGAGAGTATACGATATTTTAATACCAATAATGATATCGAAAAGACAAATAGATATCTTGACTATTCTGATCAACAATTAAAAAAACTGGAGACTATGGTAGATCAGCTTATGGATACCGCTCTTTTAAAAACTGAAAATTGGATTCTTGAAAAGCGACAGGTAAATATTCATAATTGGGCTGCAGAAATCATAGACAATTATAAAATGAACGCCCAAAAAAAAGCAATTCTTTTAAATATTTCTAAAGATTCTAAAAGCGAAGCATATATTGAACCTTTTCATTTGGGAAACTGCCTCGGTGCACTTATCGATAATGCTGTAAAATACGGAGGTGATAAAATTGAAATTTTAATTGATAATGGTGAGTCTTTAACCCTTCAAGTTATTGACGAACCTGGTCATTTGACGAAAAATCAGTCCGAGAAAATTTTCGATAAATTCTATCGTGTTCCCCAAGGGAATTTACATAATGTAAAGGGTTATGGAGTGGGGCTTTATTATGTAAAAAAGATAGCGGAAAAACATGGTGGAACAGCTGAAGTAATTTTAAAAAACAATTCCACATCATTTATTATCTCTGTACCTAATGAATAA
- a CDS encoding response regulator transcription factor codes for MEDEITLAQIIKESLETRDFIVFHSRDGNEALRIYEANSIDIIVTDIMMPVKDGLTLAKEIRKNDQKTPIIFLTAKSQPQDVVTGFESGGNDYLKKPFSIEELIVRVKNLMNYNRSIKTEDRLQLGQYQFNPKNQTLQYKNEKVVTLSGRENQLLLLLTENKNKIVERDTVLDLMWPNNDFYASRSMDVFISKLRKLLIKDKEVKILNVRGVGYKLTV; via the coding sequence GTGGAAGATGAGATCACCCTGGCCCAGATTATTAAGGAAAGTCTGGAAACTAGAGATTTCATTGTGTTTCATTCTCGCGATGGAAATGAAGCATTGCGGATATATGAAGCAAACTCTATTGATATTATTGTAACAGATATTATGATGCCCGTAAAGGATGGGCTTACTTTAGCAAAAGAGATAAGGAAGAATGACCAAAAAACACCCATCATCTTTCTTACTGCTAAGTCTCAGCCACAAGATGTGGTAACGGGGTTCGAATCAGGTGGCAACGATTACCTCAAGAAGCCTTTTAGTATCGAAGAACTCATTGTTAGAGTTAAAAATCTTATGAATTATAATCGCTCCATCAAAACCGAAGATAGATTGCAATTGGGGCAATACCAGTTCAATCCGAAAAATCAAACCTTACAATATAAAAATGAAAAGGTTGTAACCCTATCAGGACGAGAAAATCAGTTGCTTTTATTGTTAACAGAGAATAAAAATAAGATAGTCGAACGGGATACGGTTTTAGATTTAATGTGGCCGAATAATGATTTTTATGCTTCGAGAAGTATGGATGTCTTTATCAGTAAACTCAGGAAATTGTTGATTAAGGATAAAGAGGTAAAGATTCTTAATGTAAGAGGGGTCGGTTATAAATTGACGGTTTAA
- a CDS encoding single-stranded DNA-binding protein has protein sequence MSTIRNKVQLIGNVGNAPEVRNLENGKIVASFSIATNEFFKNSQGEKVQNTQWHNIVAWGKTAEIVEQYVGKGKEIAIEGKLTSRSYETTEGEKKYVTEIVANEILLLGNAGSKNEPGS, from the coding sequence ATGAGTACTATCAGAAACAAAGTTCAATTAATCGGAAATGTGGGAAATGCTCCCGAAGTTAGAAATCTAGAAAATGGCAAAATAGTAGCTTCCTTCTCCATTGCTACCAACGAATTCTTTAAAAACTCGCAAGGCGAGAAAGTCCAAAATACCCAGTGGCACAATATCGTAGCCTGGGGTAAAACTGCCGAGATCGTAGAACAATACGTAGGCAAAGGAAAAGAAATTGCTATTGAGGGAAAATTAACCTCTCGATCCTACGAGACTACCGAAGGGGAAAAAAAATATGTTACCGAAATAGTAGCCAATGAAATTCTTCTTTTAGGAAATGCGGGTTCTAAGAATGAACCAGGATCTTAA
- a CDS encoding GLPGLI family protein — protein sequence MRFLLFFFFITFISLSQAQEKGIVYYGHIESPGKGGPVGLDFNAYLVFNKEASYYVTAKDSLENQSELEEKKIKEVNGTKQIYLGKHTLAQGKQVYYNRKKDSLWWNKKYKEPVYGREKRTKIDWVLGSETKSFGGLTCHKATGSFRGKNYTAWYTDAIPLPYGPWKLQGLPGLILEAYDDDKEMYMYFKSVEYPTDRELSVGPLEKPRDDKEYPWLSIDEYKQTLEKLAERSKTKAILIAKQMGGDVTVNPGGVETLSVELFD from the coding sequence ATGAGATTTTTATTATTTTTTTTCTTCATAACCTTCATTAGTCTCTCTCAAGCACAGGAAAAGGGAATAGTTTATTATGGACATATTGAAAGTCCAGGAAAAGGTGGACCCGTAGGACTGGATTTTAATGCTTACCTGGTATTTAATAAAGAAGCATCCTATTATGTTACGGCAAAAGACTCGCTAGAGAATCAGTCAGAACTAGAAGAGAAAAAGATTAAAGAAGTAAATGGGACCAAACAAATTTACTTAGGCAAGCATACTCTTGCCCAGGGAAAGCAAGTGTATTACAATCGTAAAAAGGATAGCCTTTGGTGGAATAAAAAATATAAAGAACCAGTATATGGACGGGAGAAGCGAACAAAAATCGATTGGGTTTTAGGTTCAGAAACAAAATCTTTTGGAGGACTCACGTGTCATAAAGCTACCGGTTCATTTCGGGGTAAAAATTATACTGCCTGGTACACCGATGCTATCCCCCTACCCTATGGCCCGTGGAAATTACAAGGCTTACCAGGACTGATTCTTGAAGCCTATGATGATGACAAAGAAATGTACATGTATTTTAAATCTGTAGAATATCCAACAGATAGAGAATTAAGTGTAGGCCCGTTAGAAAAACCCAGAGATGATAAAGAATATCCATGGTTGTCAATTGACGAGTACAAACAGACACTGGAGAAGCTAGCTGAAAGAAGTAAAACAAAGGCGATACTGATTGCAAAGCAAATGGGTGGCGATGTGACGGTCAATCCTGGCGGAGTTGAGACTCTAAGCGTTGAGCTTTTTGACTAA